From Cupriavidus taiwanensis, a single genomic window includes:
- a CDS encoding DUF4400 domain-containing protein: MANSRFASHVRLWLIVSPLMICTLAPFMQNDRAFEISEAEQASVERVLGQERADIVVSLANARFHKWFIDSGAVKASFTGSDGQTSFSDGGAAAFGRGWMQHFWLTIYRAVYRAAVAHHWVLGAIVLLVALFNDGTVSRKIRAAGAGFANPVTFHVAAHGLTLCFGFGTSALLLPLPMLATWWTFGVCLIGLLCWRLAASFHVGK, encoded by the coding sequence ATGGCCAACAGCCGGTTCGCTTCGCACGTACGCTTGTGGTTGATCGTCTCGCCGTTGATGATCTGCACCCTGGCGCCGTTCATGCAGAACGATCGCGCCTTCGAAATCAGTGAGGCCGAACAGGCGTCGGTTGAACGCGTGCTCGGCCAGGAAAGGGCGGATATCGTCGTTTCGCTGGCCAACGCCCGCTTTCACAAATGGTTCATCGACAGCGGTGCGGTCAAGGCATCGTTCACCGGCTCCGACGGCCAGACCAGTTTCTCCGACGGGGGCGCCGCCGCCTTCGGCAGAGGTTGGATGCAGCATTTCTGGCTGACGATCTACCGTGCGGTGTACCGGGCCGCGGTGGCTCATCACTGGGTTCTCGGCGCGATCGTCCTGCTCGTTGCGTTATTTAACGACGGGACCGTATCGCGAAAGATTCGCGCCGCCGGGGCTGGGTTCGCCAATCCGGTGACATTCCACGTTGCGGCCCATGGATTGACGCTCTGCTTCGGCTTCGGGACGTCTGCCCTGCTGTTACCCCTTCCCATGCTGGCGACCTGGTGGACCTTTGGTGTCTGCCTGATTGGCCTGCTCTGCTGGCGCCTTGCGGCGTCTTTCCATGTCGGCAAGTAG
- a CDS encoding ATP-dependent helicase encodes MSLEKVLAVLNPAQREVVDLRQHCLAVAVPGAGKTATIAAKTAVLLADPHVTVGAVTFSKDAAVELRERILALAGSATKRRLLAGTFHSLAYKQLGRRDGGSAPDVATDGDRTGLLIQVLSDLGLDWKVEDAIAAVEAIKTNFGQVQSGSAEEVLYRGYQDSLERNGKIDFQDMLRLAVEGMQNGTIEPYPFRYLLVDEFQDTDPLQYQWIASHAQAGSIVTVVGDDDQSIYGFRSALGFRGMESFIRQFDAQSVVLGNNYRCHAEILGAADRIIRNNRDRIPKELVAYKGPGGKVQFQRFADEYAEAVAAMEHLTAAVRNGQSAAVLARTNRILDPVEAICRSHGVKYFRASGKSILNRPEAALMCNLLELVQRTKSTGVDALLSFVGIDTQELRLLHSKGRANTEQRQRKELLELGLSEASADRYRELMKRLVEWRTLCDRQFYSLVLEGVYEWMMHQTDSDPARRATTTTFDVLSRLNGPFSDRLEFLRRSNNEPAPDALILTTMHSSKGLEWDRVWIIRAEETVVPDEKSTESEERRLFYVAVTRAREDLRLSMAKKNPTSPFVLEAGLDALTTT; translated from the coding sequence ATGTCGCTCGAAAAGGTACTAGCAGTCCTTAATCCCGCCCAACGCGAAGTCGTGGACCTGCGTCAGCACTGCCTCGCCGTGGCGGTACCTGGAGCTGGAAAGACGGCGACGATCGCTGCCAAGACCGCAGTCCTGCTTGCGGATCCGCATGTGACTGTGGGCGCAGTGACGTTCAGTAAGGACGCCGCGGTCGAGCTTCGCGAGCGGATACTCGCGCTTGCCGGATCAGCGACGAAGAGGCGACTGCTTGCTGGTACGTTCCATTCTCTCGCCTATAAGCAGCTTGGACGGCGCGACGGCGGCAGCGCGCCAGACGTCGCCACCGATGGCGATCGTACCGGGCTTCTGATCCAGGTTCTCTCTGACCTAGGGTTGGACTGGAAGGTGGAGGACGCCATCGCGGCGGTTGAAGCGATTAAGACCAACTTCGGCCAAGTGCAAAGCGGCAGCGCCGAAGAAGTGCTTTACCGTGGCTACCAAGATTCACTGGAGCGAAACGGCAAGATTGATTTTCAGGACATGCTTCGGCTAGCCGTGGAAGGCATGCAGAACGGCACCATCGAGCCGTATCCGTTCAGGTACCTCCTGGTCGACGAATTTCAGGACACTGACCCTCTCCAATATCAGTGGATCGCCTCGCATGCTCAGGCCGGATCGATTGTGACCGTTGTTGGCGATGATGATCAGAGCATCTATGGCTTCCGATCAGCGTTGGGCTTCCGCGGAATGGAATCCTTCATTCGTCAGTTTGACGCGCAGTCAGTGGTGTTGGGCAACAATTATCGCTGCCACGCAGAGATTCTTGGGGCGGCGGACCGAATCATCCGGAATAACCGCGACAGGATCCCAAAGGAACTGGTTGCGTACAAGGGCCCCGGCGGGAAGGTTCAGTTCCAGCGGTTCGCTGACGAGTATGCCGAGGCTGTCGCAGCGATGGAGCATCTGACGGCGGCGGTAAGGAATGGCCAATCGGCGGCAGTCCTTGCCCGGACCAACCGCATTCTCGACCCCGTCGAGGCGATATGCCGATCGCATGGCGTCAAGTATTTTCGGGCGTCCGGCAAGTCGATTCTGAACCGGCCTGAGGCCGCCCTCATGTGCAATCTTCTGGAACTGGTCCAGAGGACGAAGAGTACCGGTGTGGACGCGCTGCTGTCCTTTGTCGGGATTGATACCCAAGAACTACGGCTCCTGCACAGCAAGGGCCGCGCGAATACAGAACAGCGCCAAAGAAAAGAGCTTCTGGAACTGGGCCTTTCGGAAGCATCGGCGGATCGCTATCGGGAACTTATGAAACGGCTTGTCGAGTGGCGAACGCTCTGCGACCGGCAGTTTTATTCGCTGGTGCTGGAAGGAGTGTACGAATGGATGATGCACCAGACCGACTCTGATCCTGCCCGCCGGGCCACGACCACGACGTTCGACGTACTGTCCCGGCTCAATGGTCCATTTTCCGACAGGCTGGAGTTCCTGCGCCGCAGCAACAATGAGCCGGCGCCGGATGCGTTGATCCTAACAACCATGCACAGCTCCAAGGGGCTAGAGTGGGATCGGGTATGGATCATCCGGGCCGAGGAAACCGTTGTGCCCGATGAGAAAAGCACCGAATCGGAAGAGCGTCGCTTGTTCTACGTAGCAGTGACGAGAGCACGTGAGGATCTGCGGCTATCGATGGCCAAGAAGAATCCGACCTCTCCCTTTGTCTTAGAGGCAGGCCTTGATGCGTTGACCACTACATGA
- a CDS encoding IS5 family transposase produces MRGADTFTESLFTMRRLEDFVPQSHPLRSIRTMANQALVKMDRLFAQMYEADIKGGRPSIAPEKLLRAMLLQVLYSIRSERQLMEQTQYNLLFRWFIGLSMDDSVWVPTVFTKNRERLIKHDAVIQFFNEVLAIAQKKNWLSGEHFSVDGTLIQAWAGHKSFVRKDGDDQDDDAGGNFKGRKRSNETHESKTDPDAKLYRKGKTSSELRYMGHTLSDNRHGLVVSAMVTKADGHAEREAAKVMLNDARQVIEDLNVEVTVGADKGYDAHEFIEACLEMKVTPHVAQNTSGRRSAVPDAIASSAGYAVSQQKRKLIEQGFGWVKTVGRMRQVMVRGLKKVDQMFVLSMAAYHLVRMRSLGQIRPQLQ; encoded by the coding sequence ATGCGCGGCGCAGATACCTTCACGGAAAGCTTGTTCACTATGCGGAGGCTGGAGGATTTCGTGCCGCAGTCCCATCCGCTGCGCTCGATCCGGACTATGGCCAACCAGGCGCTGGTGAAGATGGACCGGCTGTTCGCGCAGATGTACGAGGCCGATATCAAGGGTGGCCGCCCCAGTATCGCGCCGGAGAAGTTGCTGCGGGCCATGCTGCTGCAGGTGCTCTACAGCATTCGCTCTGAGCGCCAGCTCATGGAGCAGACGCAATACAACCTGCTGTTTCGCTGGTTCATCGGGCTGTCGATGGACGACTCAGTTTGGGTGCCCACGGTCTTCACCAAGAACCGCGAGCGACTGATCAAGCATGATGCGGTGATCCAGTTTTTCAACGAGGTGCTGGCCATCGCGCAGAAGAAGAACTGGCTGTCGGGTGAGCACTTCAGCGTGGACGGCACGCTGATACAGGCGTGGGCAGGCCACAAGAGCTTCGTGCGCAAGGATGGCGACGACCAAGACGATGACGCCGGCGGCAACTTCAAAGGTCGCAAGCGCAGCAACGAGACACACGAATCCAAGACCGATCCCGATGCCAAGCTCTACCGCAAGGGCAAGACATCCAGTGAGCTGCGCTACATGGGTCATACCCTGAGCGACAACCGCCATGGCCTGGTGGTTAGCGCCATGGTGACCAAGGCGGACGGACACGCCGAGCGGGAGGCCGCAAAGGTCATGCTTAACGATGCCAGGCAGGTGATTGAAGACCTGAATGTGGAAGTCACCGTGGGCGCGGACAAGGGCTATGACGCGCACGAGTTCATTGAGGCCTGCCTGGAAATGAAGGTGACGCCCCACGTGGCGCAGAACACATCGGGTCGTCGCTCGGCCGTTCCTGATGCCATTGCTTCCAGCGCCGGTTATGCCGTCTCGCAACAAAAGCGCAAGCTGATCGAACAGGGCTTCGGGTGGGTCAAGACCGTGGGGCGCATGCGTCAGGTGATGGTGCGCGGTCTGAAGAAAGTCGATCAGATGTTTGTGCTGAGCATGGCCGCCTACCACCTCGTGCGCATGCGCTCGCTGGGACAAATCCGTCCGCAGTTGCAGTAA
- a CDS encoding IS256 family transposase, translating into MPRKTKTSQAADRELPTIPEDLIAHFVKGPMTAEAVQDASMAFKKALIERALGAELGHHLGYPAGAERPAGTANQRNGKSAKTVLTDDGPLRLDIPRDRDGSFDPILIPKHERRFTGFDDKIIAMYARGMTLREIQAFLAEQYGTEVSPEFISSVTDAVMDEVTAWQARPLEVMYPVVFFDALRVKMREDGVVRNKAVYLALGVLPDGTRDILGLWIETTEGAKFWMKVFNDLKTRGTQDILIAVTDGLKGMEQALAAVFPNTTLQTCIVHLIRNSLEYANWKERRAVAAALKPVYTAPTVEAALAELAAFENGEWGRRYAPIGASWRRAWDQVIPFFTFPPAIRKIIYTTNAIESINAQLRKIIKTRGHFPSDEAATKLLWLALRNITVKWGSSTHDWKAAMNQFAILYEERFTHPYR; encoded by the coding sequence ATGCCACGCAAAACCAAGACCAGCCAGGCCGCCGACCGTGAGCTGCCGACCATTCCCGAGGACCTGATTGCCCATTTCGTTAAGGGTCCGATGACCGCCGAGGCGGTGCAGGACGCCTCGATGGCGTTCAAGAAGGCCCTGATCGAGCGCGCCCTGGGGGCCGAGCTCGGCCATCATCTGGGCTACCCGGCTGGCGCCGAGCGCCCGGCCGGCACGGCCAACCAGCGCAATGGCAAGAGCGCCAAGACGGTTCTGACCGACGACGGGCCGCTGCGGTTAGACATCCCTCGCGATCGCGACGGCAGCTTTGATCCGATCCTGATTCCCAAGCACGAGCGGCGCTTCACCGGGTTCGACGACAAGATCATCGCCATGTATGCGCGCGGCATGACCTTGCGCGAGATCCAGGCGTTTCTGGCCGAACAGTACGGCACCGAGGTCTCGCCCGAGTTCATCAGTTCGGTGACCGATGCGGTCATGGACGAGGTCACCGCCTGGCAGGCCCGTCCGCTGGAGGTGATGTACCCGGTGGTGTTCTTCGACGCGCTGCGGGTCAAGATGCGCGAGGACGGCGTGGTGCGCAACAAGGCCGTCTACCTGGCCTTGGGCGTGCTGCCCGACGGCACGCGCGACATCCTGGGCCTGTGGATCGAGACTACCGAAGGCGCCAAGTTCTGGATGAAGGTGTTCAACGACCTGAAGACCCGGGGTACCCAAGACATCCTGATCGCGGTGACCGATGGCCTTAAGGGCATGGAACAGGCCCTGGCCGCGGTGTTCCCGAACACCACCCTGCAGACCTGCATCGTGCATCTGATCCGCAACAGCCTGGAGTACGCCAACTGGAAGGAGCGCCGCGCCGTGGCGGCGGCGCTCAAGCCCGTGTACACGGCCCCCACGGTCGAGGCCGCGCTGGCCGAGTTGGCGGCCTTCGAGAACGGGGAATGGGGTCGGCGGTATGCACCGATCGGCGCATCCTGGCGTCGCGCCTGGGATCAGGTGATCCCGTTCTTTACGTTCCCGCCGGCGATCCGCAAGATCATTTACACGACCAACGCGATCGAGAGCATCAACGCGCAGCTGCGCAAGATCATCAAGACGCGCGGTCACTTCCCCAGCGACGAGGCGGCGACCAAGCTGCTGTGGCTGGCGCTGCGAAACATCACGGTGAAGTGGGGCAGTTCAACCCATGACTGGAAGGCTGCCATGAACCAGTTTGCGATCCTCTACGAGGAACGCTTCACCCACCCTTATCGTTAA
- a CDS encoding IS4 family transposase: MSNESGAWVDEEFESLDLGDPGRDRRAKELLKRFAALPTASIPGACDDWSQTIAAYRFLGNEQIDWRDVMQPHWERTAARAAQFPVVLCIADTTELNFNGQEIDGLGPLTYEAQRGMFLHPTYAVTPDREPLGVIDAWMWAREPKDADGNRGGIKESVRWIEGYERVAEQAALLPQTRLVYVTDREGDIAELMARAQELGQPADWLIRSQHNRNLAEGGKLWDSVDASPVLGEITFILPGRAGQKAREVKQELRAQRMKLPGLVGAEFTCVAAREIEAPAGVKPVVWRLVTNREAQDADAVNELVEWYRARWEIEMFFHVLKTGCKVEALQLSHMDRVERALALYMVVAWRIARLMRLGRTCPDLDASLFFDADEIRGAYVLSKKARPKTPVTLNQMIRLVASLGGFLGRKNDGEPGAKTIWIGMQRTMDAALTIQTLREES, from the coding sequence ATGAGCAACGAGTCGGGGGCATGGGTGGACGAGGAATTCGAGAGTCTGGATCTTGGTGATCCGGGGCGGGATCGGCGCGCCAAGGAGCTGCTCAAGCGGTTTGCGGCTCTGCCGACGGCGAGCATCCCCGGCGCATGCGATGACTGGTCGCAAACCATCGCGGCATATCGGTTTCTCGGCAATGAGCAGATCGATTGGCGGGACGTAATGCAGCCGCATTGGGAGCGCACTGCAGCGAGGGCCGCGCAGTTTCCGGTGGTGCTGTGCATCGCTGATACAACCGAATTGAACTTTAATGGCCAGGAGATCGACGGGCTGGGTCCGTTGACCTATGAAGCCCAGCGGGGCATGTTTTTGCATCCGACCTACGCGGTGACGCCTGACCGCGAGCCGCTGGGGGTGATCGATGCCTGGATGTGGGCTCGGGAGCCCAAGGACGCCGATGGCAACCGGGGCGGGATCAAGGAAAGCGTACGCTGGATTGAAGGATATGAACGGGTTGCGGAGCAAGCCGCGCTATTGCCGCAGACACGGCTGGTGTATGTGACAGACCGCGAGGGTGATATTGCCGAGTTGATGGCGCGCGCCCAGGAACTTGGCCAACCGGCCGACTGGTTGATCCGCAGCCAACACAACCGCAACCTGGCCGAGGGCGGCAAGTTGTGGGATAGCGTCGACGCCAGCCCGGTACTCGGGGAAATCACCTTTATCTTGCCAGGGCGAGCAGGCCAGAAGGCGCGCGAGGTCAAACAGGAACTACGCGCCCAGCGTATGAAGCTGCCGGGTCTGGTCGGAGCGGAGTTCACCTGTGTGGCGGCAAGGGAGATCGAAGCGCCCGCAGGCGTCAAGCCAGTGGTTTGGCGATTGGTGACGAACCGAGAAGCGCAGGACGCTGATGCGGTCAACGAACTTGTTGAATGGTATCGGGCAAGGTGGGAGATCGAGATGTTCTTCCATGTCCTGAAGACCGGCTGCAAGGTCGAGGCGCTACAGCTATCGCACATGGATCGTGTGGAGCGGGCCTTGGCGTTGTATATGGTGGTGGCATGGCGCATTGCCCGCCTGATGCGGTTGGGCAGAACCTGTCCGGATCTGGATGCGTCGCTGTTCTTCGATGCCGACGAGATTCGGGGGGCATACGTGCTCTCCAAGAAAGCTCGCCCGAAGACACCGGTCACACTCAATCAGATGATTCGGTTGGTTGCTTCCCTGGGCGGGTTCCTTGGGCGGAAGAACGATGGCGAGCCCGGCGCCAAGACGATCTGGATCGGCATGCAGCGAACCATGGACGCCGCGCTCACTATTCAAACACTGAGGGAAGAGTCATGA
- a CDS encoding TolC family protein, which yields MNARRIPLTLILAGLWGLVQDAQAFDPLRAEQHLPATPAGALIPDIAGCRAGPPVSPLLLGEAVERALCVNPKTRQAWADVKAQAAGVGTARAGYLPTVNGTGQYVRDGARTDVTRHPNLSSATLANVGTGNVALNWVLYDFGARSAAVSSASALLAAAQSTQDATVQSLFVTTAKDYYTAQASAGALVAARDVEAMAANSLRAASGRVDKGVAPISDALQAQTAYTQAVLNRAKADGQWQTAVGTLAADMNLSPDVPLTLPGVGDEVRTDAQFTQAVGELIEGARQAHPSVMAAEAQVDAAAARVDQTRAEGMPSLGLVSRYSLNNQPATLGLGVPSFPATGRDWYVGIQLTIPLFEGFGRLYRIHQAQAQLEREHDGLDAARQQVGLEVWSSYQAVRTATDSVKYSATLLDTAQQSFNAAEHRYQAGVGNILELLNAQTALANAKQQRVQALADWKATRLRLAGSLGRLGMNNVQVER from the coding sequence GTGAACGCTAGACGCATCCCGCTCACCCTCATCCTGGCCGGGCTATGGGGGCTGGTCCAGGACGCGCAGGCCTTCGACCCGCTGCGCGCGGAGCAGCACCTTCCGGCCACCCCTGCCGGCGCGCTCATTCCGGACATCGCCGGATGTCGGGCCGGGCCGCCAGTCTCGCCGCTGCTCCTGGGCGAGGCCGTCGAACGGGCGCTATGCGTCAACCCAAAGACGCGCCAGGCTTGGGCCGATGTCAAGGCCCAGGCCGCTGGCGTGGGGACTGCGCGGGCAGGCTACTTGCCGACCGTGAACGGCACCGGGCAGTACGTGCGAGACGGGGCGAGGACGGATGTGACCAGGCATCCGAATCTGAGTTCGGCCACGCTCGCCAATGTGGGCACCGGCAACGTGGCATTGAATTGGGTGCTCTACGATTTCGGTGCGCGTAGCGCTGCCGTGAGCAGCGCATCGGCATTGCTGGCTGCCGCACAATCAACGCAGGATGCCACCGTGCAAAGCCTGTTCGTGACCACGGCCAAGGATTACTACACGGCCCAGGCGAGTGCGGGCGCCTTGGTTGCGGCGCGCGATGTGGAGGCGATGGCGGCGAACAGCCTCCGCGCGGCCTCGGGGCGGGTGGACAAAGGCGTGGCGCCCATCTCGGATGCCTTGCAGGCACAGACGGCCTATACGCAGGCGGTACTAAACCGCGCCAAGGCGGACGGCCAGTGGCAAACCGCCGTTGGCACGCTCGCTGCTGACATGAATCTATCGCCGGACGTGCCGCTCACCCTGCCCGGTGTGGGCGACGAGGTGAGGACGGACGCGCAGTTCACCCAGGCGGTTGGCGAGTTGATCGAGGGCGCCAGGCAGGCACATCCAAGCGTGATGGCCGCCGAGGCCCAGGTGGATGCGGCGGCGGCCAGGGTTGACCAGACGCGCGCCGAGGGCATGCCCAGCCTCGGCCTGGTATCCCGCTACAGCCTGAACAATCAGCCAGCTACGCTAGGGCTCGGCGTCCCGAGCTTTCCGGCTACCGGACGCGACTGGTATGTCGGGATTCAGCTCACGATCCCGTTATTTGAAGGTTTTGGCCGTTTGTACCGGATCCATCAGGCCCAGGCACAGCTCGAACGCGAGCACGACGGTCTGGATGCTGCGCGCCAGCAGGTGGGGCTGGAGGTGTGGAGCAGTTATCAGGCCGTTCGAACCGCCACGGACAGCGTGAAGTACAGCGCAACGCTACTCGATACTGCGCAGCAATCCTTTAACGCTGCCGAACATCGCTATCAGGCCGGCGTCGGCAATATTCTCGAACTGCTGAATGCGCAAACGGCGCTGGCCAATGCCAAGCAGCAGCGCGTACAGGCACTGGCCGATTGGAAAGCCACGCGGTTGCGGCTGGCGGGCAGCCTGGGGCGGCTTGGCATGAACAATGTACAGGTGGAACGATGA
- a CDS encoding HlyD family type I secretion periplasmic adaptor subunit, which translates to MSTPGVSQWAALREPLRRYASVFRAAWHIRRELDAPSRTPHELAFLPAHLELAETPAHPAPRWTMRIIVALTGLVLLIGIFGKLDIVVTAKGKFVPNARVKVIQPAVTGVIREILVRDGQRVAAGQLLVKLDTTQAAADADKAYLSRVDAGLGAARARALLGAQEIKQPPQVVQVDGASEDRMREAQHLANGAWREYQDRIDSAQAELHKREAARDSTRAEVARLQATAPLARQQAMDYKALVADKYVARHDYLDKEQKALDLENELAAQRAHVLELTAGIAEQRAELGALASKFRHDQLDELEKHTQQGAQSRNDETKAQTRQELMSLTAPVAGTVQQLAAHTLGGVATTAQALMEIVPDDTLEVEGQLENKDIGFVDVGQAVAVKVEAFPYSRYGFIEGTVLSVSNDATNDKKLGLTFPVRIRLTTNRIRVENRWIALTPGMAVTADIRTGKRTVAEYFLGPVIEAAQESLRER; encoded by the coding sequence ATGAGTACCCCCGGCGTATCCCAATGGGCGGCGCTGCGTGAGCCGCTGCGCCGCTACGCCAGCGTATTCCGGGCGGCCTGGCACATCCGTCGCGAGTTGGACGCGCCCAGTCGGACCCCGCACGAACTGGCATTTCTCCCCGCCCATCTGGAATTGGCGGAAACGCCAGCGCATCCGGCGCCCCGCTGGACAATGCGAATCATTGTGGCGCTAACCGGACTGGTGTTATTGATCGGCATCTTTGGCAAGCTCGATATCGTGGTAACTGCCAAGGGGAAATTTGTACCCAATGCGCGGGTGAAGGTGATTCAGCCGGCGGTGACCGGCGTCATTCGCGAAATCCTCGTGCGTGATGGCCAGCGCGTGGCGGCGGGCCAGTTGCTGGTGAAGCTCGACACCACTCAGGCCGCCGCCGATGCGGACAAGGCGTACCTCTCCCGCGTCGATGCCGGCCTCGGTGCGGCCCGTGCGCGGGCGCTGCTTGGCGCGCAGGAAATCAAACAACCGCCGCAGGTTGTGCAGGTGGATGGCGCGTCGGAAGACCGAATGCGCGAAGCCCAGCATCTGGCCAATGGCGCCTGGCGCGAGTATCAGGATCGCATCGACAGCGCGCAGGCAGAGCTGCACAAGCGCGAGGCGGCGCGGGACAGCACACGGGCCGAAGTGGCACGGTTACAGGCCACCGCGCCGCTTGCGCGCCAGCAGGCCATGGACTATAAGGCGCTGGTGGCTGACAAGTATGTGGCGCGTCACGATTACCTGGACAAGGAACAGAAGGCCCTGGACCTGGAGAACGAGCTGGCGGCCCAGCGTGCCCACGTGCTGGAGCTTACGGCCGGTATCGCCGAGCAGCGGGCCGAACTGGGGGCGCTAGCCTCGAAGTTTCGGCATGACCAGCTCGATGAGCTGGAGAAACACACCCAGCAGGGGGCGCAGAGCCGCAACGATGAGACCAAGGCGCAGACGCGCCAGGAACTGATGAGCCTCACCGCGCCCGTGGCCGGCACGGTGCAGCAACTCGCCGCGCACACACTGGGCGGTGTCGCGACCACGGCCCAGGCGCTGATGGAAATCGTGCCCGACGACACGCTGGAGGTCGAGGGACAACTGGAAAACAAGGATATCGGTTTTGTGGACGTGGGCCAGGCTGTCGCGGTCAAGGTGGAGGCGTTTCCCTATTCCCGCTATGGCTTCATCGAGGGCACGGTGCTCTCCGTGTCGAATGACGCTACCAACGACAAGAAGCTTGGGCTCACCTTTCCGGTGCGTATTCGCCTCACCACTAACCGCATCCGGGTGGAGAACCGCTGGATCGCGCTCACGCCTGGCATGGCGGTTACGGCGGATATCCGTACCGGCAAGCGCACGGTGGCCGAATACTTCCTAGGCCCCGTGATCGAGGCCGCTCAGGAGAGCTTGCGTGAACGCTAG